The window CTATTACCAACAAACGCTGTTGTTAAGACATCCCATAAAAAATATGTTGAGTTTGTTGTAAAATGAACCAACGGCGGGCACATCGCATAACATTGGCCAATAAAATCAACACCGAGGTGTTTGCGTTCAGATGCCCAACGATTACGTATATCTACTGTAAGAGGTACCTGGCTAGTGCTTTCAAGCGCTACTAAATCAATTTCTATACTACTTTTCCATACTCGACCAGCTGCTTCAGGGTCCCAAAACACATTCCATTCCGCTGTCCCATCATGTTCGGGCTCTTCTACATTTCCTACATCACGAAATGTGCCGCCCATCCATACGAGTCGATCGATTTTTTCTTCAATAGAAGGGTCTTCATCAAGTGCACGAGCAAGATCCGTAAGTGGACCGGTGAATAAAAGAGTAGTTTTTTCATCTGAAGCGTGAATTGCATCTATCATATGAAGATGTGCTGGTTTCTCCGCTACTGGTGTAACAATCTTTCCGGATTCATTTAATATTGGCAAGGCATCCACAGTGAAAGCGTGCAAACGCCAATCTTTAGGAAAAGGATTTTTTCCCCGAGAATTTGACTCTGCTACATCTAAACTGCCTTTTCCAAAGCGATCAATGATTTTTCGGCTTGCAAACATAGCAGGTTCTAAATAACAATCAGCTGGAATGACGGAAACACCAGTTAGTTCAACGGTATCCATTTGTAGTAATAAAAATAGAGAAACTAGATCATCCACACCGCCATCATGATTAAAGTAAATTTTCTTTTTCATTCTTTCTCAATCCTTCACATTGAATTTATTTATTGCTTACGAATTGATCCAACTATTTTCCCATCGCTGGAATGGATCACATTTTATTACACATTAAGAGCGAACAAAGCTTTCTTGGTATGTCACTTCGCATAATAAAATCTAGAATTAACTATTGTTTAAACGATAAAAAAACGCTCCGATATCTACCGGAGCGTTTGACTAGGGCATGAGTAAATAAGAAAGAGATTTCCTCTTTCATTTAACACTTACCTCGTAGTCAAGCCCTTTACGGCAGCTTGGTAGAAACTTTTGGGCCATATTCCCAACATTATACGACATAATTCTACATTAAATTTACATTTATCTTAGCAACAATTTAAAGTATCGTCAATAAAAAAAAAAATAATTGTTTATAATTTAAACAATTGTTTATATTTTGTTTATTATTATAATATATTAAACGATATACCTTTTATCTGTCCCTCTATGTTCCTAGTCCCATATATGAACTGTCTATCAACGTAGACTTCCAAAATATAAGATATATTTATATCGAAGGATTCGACAAAATGCTGGTAGTGACAGGACAGGCACTTATGTTTATTGGATCGATGTTTCACTAATCATAAAACAGGTCAGGGTATTTGTATGAAAATAGGTAATCGCTAAAGAGTAGGTAAGAAAATATAAGTTTATTTCATAATTTTAGCAGAAATACAACTTTGTGTATTTCTGCTTTTAAGTCTGATTAACTTCATTTACTTATGATACGGTTCACCCTTCATAATTCGGAATGCACGGTAGATCTGTTCTACCAACACTAGCTTCATTAACTGATGAGGCAAGGTCATTTTACTAAAGGACAATTTTTCATCGGCACGTTTCATCACATCTTCGTGTAAACCAAGAGATCCACCGATAACAAATGCAATTTTACTTCTGCCATACGTCATAAGGGATTCAATATCACCAGCTAGCTGCTCCGATGTTTTCATCTTTCCCTCTATTGCAAGAGCAATAACATATGTGTCCGCTCCTATTTTCGCTAGGATTCGGTCACTTTCTTTTTTCTTAACGATTTCCATATCAGCTTCACTTAGATTTTCCGGGGCTTTTTCGTCAGCCACTTCTACTAAATCTATTTTGGCATATGCTCCTAGCCGCTTTGTGTACTCTTCTATTCCCATTTTTAAGTATTTTTCTTTTAATTTCCCTACTGAAATAATTTGTATATTCACAGGTTATCCACCTTTACATTTCGTTTACAAACACGTTATACACATAGCTTATCCACATATCCACAACACTTATCTACATCTTGTGTTTCAATTTTCATTAGCCACAATATATAATGCAGAGCTTTCACAGTAAGAACAAACTGTGGATAACTTTTCTTCGTTTTTTAATTCCTCTAACATTGGAAATGTTTTCTGTTCCGCTACAAACATGTCTAATGCGTGATTTATATGGTTTTCACAACTGAATATTCTCATTTTTATCCTCCCTTTTGTTGTCTGAATACTTTTAATAGTTATACACAAATCATCCATTGTTATCCACAACCTATTTTACCAAATGAAAAACGAGTAGGAAAGACAAGCTTTTCTTTTCCTACTCGCTGTGTAAATCTTTTTTACATTGTTAAGTTATCCACATGTTTATAATTCTGTTGATTCCTTTAAAAGGAGTGTTAATTCGACTATCTCTCCTTGTCTATACACTTTCACTTTTAGTTCGTCCCCAGTTTCTTTTTCGTTATATAGGTGTTTACGTAATTCAATAGTATTTTCAACTTTTTCTCCATCCATTTCTACAATGACATCATATGATTTCATCCCCGCCAATGCAGCTGGAGTTCCTTCCACTACTTCGTCAACTACTACACCAGTTGTAACTTCCTCAGGTAGTTTTAATGTTTCTTTTTGGTGAAATGCTGGTACATTCGTCAAATCAATTAGTGTGATTCCCATGGATGGACGATTAACTTTTCCGTTTTGCTCTAAATCCTCTATGATTGGAATAGCTGTATTAACTGGAATTGCAAGACCTATTCCTTCTACTGTAGACTCAGAAATCTTCATCGAGTTTATACCTATAAGCTGTCCCGCTAAGTTGATCAATGCACCACCGCTGTTTCCAGGGTTAATCGCTGCATCTGTTTGTAAAACCTCTGACTGCCAATCCTCTAAACCATCTCCGTTTAGATCAACTGGTACTGCACGGTCTTTACCAGATACAACTCCAGTTGTAACAGAGCCATAAAAATCAAGTCCTAAAGGATTACCGATAGCAATAACTGTTTCCCCTTGCTTTAATACATCTGAGTCGCCAAATTCTATAACTGCTTCTACACCAGTGTCGTCAATTGCAAGAACCGCTAAGTCTGACCAAATATCTCCCCCTACAATACTTGCTTCCACTTTAGATCCGTCAGCTAATGTTACTTCCACTGATTTTGCATCTTCAATAACATGATAATTTGTAATAACATAGGCTTTACCATTTTCTTTCTTATAAATAACACCTGATCCTGTGCCAGCATCCTGAGTATCTTCCGATTGACTCCAGAAATTTGTGACGGATTGAATATTTGTTATTCCTACAACTGCACTTGAAGCTTTTTCTACAGCATCGGTTACATCTGTAGTAACATCTACTGAAAGCTGTTGGGTTTGTTGTGTTGTTTCGCTCGATTTTGTTTCACTGTCCGATGGTAGGTTGGTTACTACAGAAGGTATTAAAAACCAGACGAGTAATGCACCAACTAATACACCTGCAAGTCCACTAAAGAAATAGCCGGCTATGCCTCGTTTTTTTCCATTTCTTTTTTTCTGTTCTATCGGCGGTTGTTCTTGTGGTAATTGCGGTCCATATGGGTTATTTGTATCCATCTTTCTCTTCCTCTCTGTTTCTAATATGTCTGTATTAACAATGTACCCATTCCAGATTAAAATAAGATGAAAATTACTTAAAAAATAAATAAAAGTTCCAAATACTACATTCATAGTATTTGAAACTTCGATTAAAAGAGAAGAAAGTATATGGTTTT is drawn from Psychrobacillus sp. INOP01 and contains these coding sequences:
- a CDS encoding nucleoside hydrolase, translating into MKKKIYFNHDGGVDDLVSLFLLLQMDTVELTGVSVIPADCYLEPAMFASRKIIDRFGKGSLDVAESNSRGKNPFPKDWRLHAFTVDALPILNESGKIVTPVAEKPAHLHMIDAIHASDEKTTLLFTGPLTDLARALDEDPSIEEKIDRLVWMGGTFRDVGNVEEPEHDGTAEWNVFWDPEAAGRVWKSSIEIDLVALESTSQVPLTVDIRNRWASERKHLGVDFIGQCYAMCPPLVHFTTNSTYFLWDVLTTAFVGNSDLVKVKRINSIVHTDGPSQGRTEEKDNGRPVNVVYDVNSSDFFDYITELSKKA
- a CDS encoding CxxH/CxxC protein, yielding MRIFSCENHINHALDMFVAEQKTFPMLEELKNEEKLSTVCSYCESSALYIVANEN
- the rlmH gene encoding 23S rRNA (pseudouridine(1915)-N(3))-methyltransferase RlmH, which codes for MNIQIISVGKLKEKYLKMGIEEYTKRLGAYAKIDLVEVADEKAPENLSEADMEIVKKKESDRILAKIGADTYVIALAIEGKMKTSEQLAGDIESLMTYGRSKIAFVIGGSLGLHEDVMKRADEKLSFSKMTLPHQLMKLVLVEQIYRAFRIMKGEPYHK
- a CDS encoding S1C family serine protease, which produces MDTNNPYGPQLPQEQPPIEQKKRNGKKRGIAGYFFSGLAGVLVGALLVWFLIPSVVTNLPSDSETKSSETTQQTQQLSVDVTTDVTDAVEKASSAVVGITNIQSVTNFWSQSEDTQDAGTGSGVIYKKENGKAYVITNYHVIEDAKSVEVTLADGSKVEASIVGGDIWSDLAVLAIDDTGVEAVIEFGDSDVLKQGETVIAIGNPLGLDFYGSVTTGVVSGKDRAVPVDLNGDGLEDWQSEVLQTDAAINPGNSGGALINLAGQLIGINSMKISESTVEGIGLAIPVNTAIPIIEDLEQNGKVNRPSMGITLIDLTNVPAFHQKETLKLPEEVTTGVVVDEVVEGTPAALAGMKSYDVIVEMDGEKVENTIELRKHLYNEKETGDELKVKVYRQGEIVELTLLLKESTEL